A window of the Methyloprofundus sp. genome harbors these coding sequences:
- a CDS encoding hydrophobic/amphiphilic exporter-1, HAE1 family: MDSIVRFSLKQKIFFNLVFVLLFVAGFYSISELPTERYPNVNFGEVVIDIAYPGASPVDVETLVTRKLEKTLDTIENIEWIKATSFPERAHISLKFIDDSDYEFLYNEVRLKTINMVNELPIETDPPVINNFTVNDFYPVVTVNLIGDHSNRTLALMAQEVKSKLQKIAGVKEVQIAGEFIREFHINLDPEKLRKNGVSYNEVVQALQESNLSIPAGSINTPTGNYLIKVDEKFNNRTQVIKTIIRKSGDLGLIRLENLISSAHLDYRDPIVISSVNGENAIAIKVIKTDSGKALDIKASVLSNLEKLKPLLEQENLKVAFTQDSTVKIQDGISTLGLNMLVGMILVSIIIWYFMGFRNAGIITIGIPFSFIITMLFMYITGSSLNEMTLFSFVLVTGIIVDDAIVVTENIYRHIQEGRNIEQAVVVGTSEVALPVISSTLTTIAAFLPMLLMSGPTGEFFAQIPVAVSFALAASLIECLIILPIHFYDFGPRNNQALSTQLEEDDFLLAFIRTLTANVLAFTLKYRKISLGLVFLLFLSSIAILGISISGKAPLVKIQFFPNDYSVYHVNIKGPSEMPIEELNKKVREISRFILKDGAGYVQSAASSAGLYMGDNYLPVFSNNYGNVTVTLPPKEQRDFSDPLVHLDKMRDKLKQTYAGQGFDIDVQAQKEGPVTGKDLSVRIIGSNEQSINDLAEELRTFLSNTSDITPYLVNFDSDQGQLKRIIRLAIQHERASEYELNSSLVTRLASSVLDGQYIGKYRLNDEEIDLKLAIDPKFIGTMHSALAIPFIEHSTGPIRLGDLVKLQTYSEPGELNRYGTQRSVNFTANLKVDAPTSVATIQSQIQTFYEGIRINYPGASLIFAGDNESTSRSYRSLAFAFVLSILIIYLILAAQFQSYQQPIIILSAIIFALTGVILGKFFTQSIFTVNSFMAIIGVAGVVVNDSLMLVDFMNKSYRAGLSRHDAIKEGIRVRLRPIMITTLTTTLGLLPMAIGIPDYSMVWGSMASTFVTGLVTATLLTLFIVPVLWDIVQARQEN, translated from the coding sequence ATGGATTCAATAGTACGTTTTTCATTAAAACAAAAAATATTTTTTAATCTAGTCTTTGTTTTATTATTTGTTGCTGGTTTCTATTCAATATCAGAACTACCTACTGAACGCTATCCTAATGTTAATTTTGGAGAAGTCGTTATTGATATTGCCTATCCAGGGGCATCACCTGTAGATGTTGAGACACTAGTCACGCGAAAACTAGAGAAAACACTGGATACTATTGAGAATATTGAATGGATAAAAGCGACTAGTTTTCCCGAGCGTGCACATATATCATTAAAATTTATAGATGATAGTGACTATGAGTTTCTCTACAATGAAGTTCGTTTAAAAACAATCAATATGGTAAATGAACTGCCTATTGAAACTGACCCTCCCGTTATCAATAATTTTACTGTTAATGACTTTTATCCTGTGGTTACTGTTAATCTAATAGGTGACCATAGTAATCGTACCCTTGCTTTAATGGCTCAGGAAGTCAAAAGTAAATTACAAAAAATTGCAGGAGTCAAAGAGGTACAAATTGCTGGTGAATTTATTAGGGAGTTCCATATCAATTTGGATCCTGAAAAATTACGTAAAAATGGTGTCAGCTATAATGAGGTTGTTCAAGCATTACAAGAGTCTAATTTATCAATTCCAGCGGGTAGTATTAACACCCCTACGGGAAATTATTTAATAAAAGTGGATGAAAAATTTAATAACCGCACACAAGTTATTAAAACAATCATTCGTAAAAGTGGTGACTTGGGGTTAATTCGGTTAGAAAATTTAATTTCATCAGCGCATTTGGATTACCGTGATCCAATTGTGATCTCTTCAGTGAATGGAGAGAATGCTATTGCTATAAAGGTCATCAAAACTGATTCTGGTAAAGCGCTTGATATTAAAGCAAGCGTACTGAGCAACCTAGAAAAGTTAAAACCTTTATTAGAGCAAGAAAACCTTAAAGTAGCATTCACTCAAGATTCTACTGTTAAGATTCAGGATGGTATCAGCACCTTAGGGTTAAATATGCTGGTAGGTATGATACTAGTCTCTATTATCATATGGTATTTTATGGGGTTTAGGAATGCTGGGATTATTACTATTGGTATTCCTTTTTCCTTCATTATTACCATGTTATTTATGTATATAACAGGGAGTAGTCTTAATGAAATGACCCTGTTTTCATTTGTATTGGTAACAGGCATTATTGTTGATGATGCCATTGTGGTGACGGAAAATATTTATCGGCACATTCAAGAAGGTCGAAATATTGAGCAGGCTGTTGTCGTAGGAACTTCAGAAGTTGCCTTACCCGTTATTTCATCAACACTTACCACTATTGCTGCTTTTTTACCCATGTTATTAATGAGTGGTCCAACGGGGGAGTTTTTTGCACAAATCCCAGTGGCTGTTTCTTTTGCGCTCGCTGCATCACTGATAGAATGTTTAATCATTTTGCCGATTCATTTTTATGACTTTGGTCCACGTAATAACCAAGCTTTATCAACTCAACTTGAAGAAGATGATTTTTTATTAGCATTTATTCGCACACTGACAGCTAACGTACTAGCATTCACTCTAAAATATCGCAAAATTAGCCTAGGCTTAGTTTTTTTATTATTCCTTAGCTCTATTGCCATTTTAGGTATTTCTATCTCTGGAAAGGCTCCTTTGGTAAAAATTCAGTTTTTTCCTAATGATTACTCAGTTTATCATGTCAATATTAAAGGCCCTTCAGAAATGCCTATTGAAGAACTCAATAAAAAGGTAAGGGAAATTTCACGGTTTATCCTTAAAGATGGTGCTGGTTACGTCCAATCTGCAGCTAGTTCGGCAGGGCTGTATATGGGAGATAATTACCTTCCGGTGTTTAGCAACAATTATGGTAATGTCACTGTCACACTGCCTCCAAAAGAACAACGCGATTTCTCTGACCCTTTGGTTCATCTTGATAAAATGCGTGATAAACTTAAACAAACTTATGCAGGTCAGGGTTTTGATATAGATGTACAAGCCCAAAAGGAAGGGCCGGTAACAGGTAAAGATTTAAGTGTGCGGATTATAGGTAGTAATGAGCAGTCTATCAATGATTTGGCAGAAGAGTTACGTACTTTTTTAAGTAATACCTCTGATATTACGCCCTACCTAGTTAACTTTGACTCTGATCAAGGACAACTAAAGCGTATTATTCGATTGGCTATTCAGCATGAACGTGCTAGCGAATATGAGCTTAATAGCAGCTTAGTGACGCGTTTAGCTAGCAGTGTCTTGGATGGTCAATATATTGGTAAATATCGTTTAAATGACGAGGAAATTGATTTAAAATTGGCTATTGATCCAAAATTTATTGGTACCATGCATAGTGCGCTCGCCATCCCGTTTATTGAACACTCTACGGGGCCAATACGCCTTGGGGACTTAGTGAAGTTGCAAACTTATAGTGAGCCTGGTGAACTAAATCGTTATGGAACACAAAGGTCTGTTAATTTTACTGCCAATTTAAAAGTAGATGCGCCGACTTCAGTAGCGACAATTCAGAGTCAAATTCAAACTTTTTATGAAGGTATCCGAATTAACTACCCAGGTGCTAGCTTAATATTTGCTGGTGATAATGAGTCGACATCGCGCTCATACCGTTCGCTGGCATTTGCATTTGTACTTTCTATCTTAATTATCTACCTAATATTAGCAGCACAATTTCAATCCTATCAACAGCCGATTATTATTTTATCAGCTATTATTTTTGCTTTAACAGGCGTTATTTTAGGTAAATTTTTTACCCAATCAATTTTCACAGTCAATAGCTTTATGGCTATTATTGGTGTTGCAGGAGTGGTAGTAAATGATTCTTTAATGCTGGTAGATTTTATGAACAAAAGCTATCGTGCAGGCTTAAGTCGACATGATGCAATTAAGGAAGGTATTCGTGTTAGACTCAGACCCATAATGATTACTACTTTAACAACAACATTAGGTTTACTACCTATGGCAATAGGGATCCCTGACTATTCAATGGTGTGGGGGTCGATGGCATCAACTTTTGTTACTGGGCTTGTAACGGCCACATTATTAACTTTATTTATCGTACCTGTGCTTTGGGATATTGTGCAAGCTAGGCAAGAAAATTAA
- a CDS encoding cytochrome c oxidase subunit II, with product MHIDPLEKKWAQISLGICALFVGIIMIDALFHSVNAPSNVETINSATLHLSEEFAEDNLGVQVDADGNIFVRMVAGRYSFFPKKVTVPADTKITFRWVSIDVLHGVHIPMTNMSTMIVPGFVAEVESSFPKPGDYPVLCNEYCGLGHDHMWSKIDVVEKDQWLAPQTSSTGAAE from the coding sequence ATGCATATTGATCCATTAGAAAAAAAATGGGCGCAAATATCTTTAGGTATTTGTGCCCTTTTTGTTGGCATCATCATGATTGATGCACTCTTTCACAGTGTGAATGCACCGAGTAATGTCGAGACCATTAATTCAGCAACTTTGCATTTAAGTGAAGAGTTTGCTGAAGATAACCTAGGCGTACAAGTTGATGCCGACGGCAATATTTTTGTACGCATGGTTGCAGGGCGTTATTCATTCTTCCCTAAAAAAGTCACTGTTCCCGCTGATACCAAAATTACTTTTCGTTGGGTAAGTATTGATGTATTGCACGGGGTACATATCCCTATGACCAATATGAGTACTATGATTGTGCCAGGCTTTGTTGCAGAAGTGGAATCCTCTTTTCCTAAGCCAGGAGATTACCCAGTTTTGTGTAATGAGTATTGTGGGCTAGGGCATGATCATATGTGGAGCAAAATAGACGTGGTTGAAAAAGACCAATGGCTTGCACCGCAAACATCTTCTACAGGAGCAGCAGAATAA
- a CDS encoding adenosylmethionine---8-amino-7-oxononanoate aminotransferase, which yields MQAIQSLLEQDHQHVWHPYSAIQADTPIYPVKSAQGAKITLMDGTVLIDGMSSWWSAIHGYNHPVLNQAITQQLQDMAHIMFGGLTHQPAIDLATQLIEITPEPLQTVFFSDSGSVAVEVAMKMAIQYWHAKQQPQKQKMLSIRHGYHGDTFGAMSVSDPENGMHSLFSAILAQQLFADSPNCGFQQPCTEADIASLKQQLQANYQDIAAIILEPIVQGAGGMRFYAADYLKQVRELCTQFDVLLILDEIATGFGRTGTLFACEHAKIAPDILCLGKALTGGYMTLAATLATTDLAQVIKQGDPGLFMHGPTFMANPLACATALASLKLLLESPWQTRVKNIEQTLLAGLSPCQQYTHVKEVRVLGAIGVIELHQDFDLKTLQPQFVAAGVWVRPFNKLIYLMPPFIISTSELDQLISAVVNVVADME from the coding sequence GTGCAAGCAATACAGTCTCTACTAGAACAAGACCACCAGCACGTATGGCACCCATATAGTGCAATACAAGCCGATACTCCCATTTATCCAGTCAAATCGGCCCAGGGTGCAAAAATAACCCTGATGGATGGCACAGTCCTTATTGATGGGATGTCATCTTGGTGGAGTGCCATACATGGCTATAATCACCCGGTCTTAAATCAAGCGATAACGCAGCAACTACAGGATATGGCACACATCATGTTTGGTGGCTTAACTCACCAACCCGCCATAGACTTAGCAACGCAATTAATCGAGATCACGCCCGAGCCATTACAAACTGTTTTCTTTTCTGATTCAGGCTCTGTTGCTGTGGAAGTCGCCATGAAAATGGCAATCCAATACTGGCATGCAAAACAGCAACCACAAAAACAAAAAATGCTGAGCATTCGTCACGGTTATCATGGTGACACGTTTGGTGCCATGTCTGTCAGTGATCCGGAAAATGGCATGCACAGCTTATTTAGTGCAATATTAGCACAGCAGCTATTTGCTGATTCTCCAAACTGCGGCTTTCAACAACCTTGCACAGAAGCCGATATTGCCTCGCTTAAGCAACAGTTACAAGCAAACTATCAAGATATTGCTGCCATCATTTTAGAGCCTATTGTACAAGGTGCGGGAGGCATGCGTTTTTATGCAGCTGACTACCTAAAACAAGTGCGCGAACTATGTACTCAATTTGATGTACTCTTAATTTTAGATGAGATTGCAACCGGATTTGGCCGCACAGGCACATTATTCGCCTGTGAGCACGCAAAAATAGCTCCAGACATACTTTGCCTAGGCAAAGCCTTAACGGGCGGCTATATGACCTTAGCAGCCACTTTAGCAACAACTGATCTCGCGCAAGTTATTAAACAAGGTGATCCTGGTTTATTTATGCACGGCCCCACTTTTATGGCCAACCCGCTGGCCTGTGCTACTGCGCTAGCGAGTTTAAAGCTATTACTGGAGTCACCTTGGCAAACAAGGGTAAAAAACATAGAGCAAACTTTATTAGCCGGATTAAGTCCTTGCCAACAATACACCCATGTTAAAGAAGTGCGCGTACTAGGTGCAATTGGCGTTATTGAATTACACCAAGATTTTGATTTGAAAACTCTGCAACCTCAATTTGTGGCCGCAGGTGTTTGGGTGCGTCCCTTTAATAAACTGATCTACCTTATGCCCCCTTTTATTATCTCCACTAGCGAGCTGGATCAACTCATTAGTGCAGTTGTTAATGTTGTTGCTGATATGGAATAA
- a CDS encoding peptidyl-prolyl cis-trans isomerase C: MKKILFFVLFSSLFASSSFANKVLVTIGKSGQVTEQQLEAAMQAAPFATQFPAMDEQDQAYLRGDMLLRIARSEALYQEAISTGKSRELIFQQEMSNFKTALLAQRYLVTLRAQMQIPADVEQQLSTRFSTNSDALIAARSAYVAQHYNDLKLGHIQQLKQQANVKTYFERLDNKPTTATILATGIGINIQYGHLVPNNSQAELDQLLIIEQVNEWVELTLMAQAAVTQGENIDAQLQDYAHHLATRLLLSEKEQQWISDESVLRDYFQKHPKIAYIPERRQIGQIVLASKQEAEQMRTRILAGESLFTLAGQHSIDAYGKQRSGDMGWLKEGSASQEIETALKDLQDNEPSVVIQTDKGWHIVVIVNRKPAERKDYAAIKDRVRQKFLAEKMTAYLQEVIAKHPLHWKIGDHEAINKVM; this comes from the coding sequence ATGAAAAAAATACTCTTTTTTGTTTTATTTTCTAGCTTATTTGCAAGTAGCTCTTTCGCAAATAAAGTGTTGGTAACCATCGGTAAATCAGGGCAAGTAACCGAACAACAACTCGAAGCCGCCATGCAAGCAGCGCCTTTTGCTACTCAGTTCCCTGCAATGGATGAACAAGATCAGGCGTATTTGCGTGGTGATATGTTGTTACGTATAGCACGTTCTGAAGCGCTATATCAAGAAGCGATAAGCACAGGTAAAAGTCGAGAGCTCATTTTTCAACAGGAAATGAGTAATTTTAAAACAGCTTTGTTAGCACAACGCTACTTGGTGACATTGCGTGCACAAATGCAGATTCCGGCAGATGTGGAGCAGCAACTCAGTACCCGATTTTCAACAAATAGTGATGCATTGATAGCAGCTCGTTCTGCTTATGTTGCGCAGCATTACAATGATTTAAAGCTAGGGCATATTCAGCAATTAAAACAGCAAGCTAATGTAAAAACCTACTTTGAACGTTTGGATAACAAACCGACGACTGCTACGATTTTGGCAACAGGTATTGGTATCAATATTCAATACGGTCATTTAGTGCCTAACAATAGTCAGGCTGAGCTTGATCAGTTGCTTATTATTGAACAAGTAAATGAATGGGTGGAGCTAACCTTAATGGCGCAGGCAGCTGTGACACAAGGTGAAAATATAGATGCGCAACTACAAGATTATGCCCATCATTTAGCGACACGCTTATTATTGTCTGAGAAAGAACAGCAATGGATCAGTGATGAAAGCGTGCTGCGTGATTATTTCCAAAAACATCCCAAAATTGCTTATATTCCTGAGCGTCGCCAAATAGGACAAATTGTGTTGGCAAGTAAACAAGAAGCTGAGCAAATGCGTACACGCATTTTGGCCGGTGAAAGTTTATTTACCTTGGCAGGGCAGCACAGTATTGATGCTTATGGTAAACAGCGTTCTGGTGATATGGGCTGGTTAAAAGAGGGTAGTGCTAGTCAAGAGATTGAGACTGCGCTTAAAGATTTGCAAGATAATGAACCAAGTGTAGTGATTCAAACCGATAAAGGCTGGCATATAGTTGTGATTGTTAACCGTAAGCCTGCCGAGCGTAAAGATTATGCAGCGATTAAAGACCGTGTCAGGCAAAAATTTTTAGCTGAAAAAATGACGGCTTATTTACAGGAGGTGATTGCTAAGCACCCGTTGCACTGGAAAATTGGTGATCATGAAGCGATCAACAAAGTAATGTAA
- a CDS encoding hypothetical protein (PrsK): MAYFAFYSYLIGLITFVLVLLLAFSRLNKNSLVPQFALAVGTSVAWMASVVFAFKSDALYLSDTFALETLRNGTWFYFLTVLISQQVFFKKYALLKQSKVAILLFAWVAIVLIAELSPTVLDFISDFLGQDLRLLAHVSFAIIGLMLVEQLYRSVDKGQRWAIKYLCLSLAAIFAFDFIIYSKSLLFGQIDFMLWNSRGLISALCAPLLAISFSRLQDNQEQVTVSRTIVVHTTVLFGAGLYMILMSLAGYYIKNFGGSWGAIVQTFFIFLAVILLLILFASGTIRAYIKVYFNKHFFQHQYDYREEWIKLSREIATLHSLEGLSQFIIKTLADFVGSSGGGLWSTNDQGVFYLAENRSLGFDSDVVFNADDEFINFLNETQWVIDFCEFKNNPEMYDKVDLSPWLTYKNVWLIVPLLQQNKIVAFVVLTQPLVMRQLNYEDHDLLRTVGMQLSNALALSKVTDDLSRARQFEAYSRFSAFLVHDIKNLVAQVSMIVKNAETHKHNPEFIDDAIDTLENVVNKMERLLAQLKKGEVKTITISAVNLVSIISDVVLQQAGQLPKVTINCVLNECLVYADKERLIAILGHLVQNAQDATQDNGNITISLICLAEFALIEISDTGCGMEHTFISERLFKPFDTTKGNAGMGIGVYEAREYIVSQGGKISVTSKLNEGTIFSIRYPLVKGLSR, from the coding sequence ATGGCTTATTTTGCATTTTATAGTTACCTAATAGGGTTAATTACTTTTGTTTTAGTACTACTTCTAGCCTTTTCAAGGCTCAACAAAAATTCTTTAGTCCCTCAATTTGCTTTAGCTGTCGGTACTTCTGTAGCATGGATGGCTTCAGTTGTTTTTGCATTTAAAAGCGATGCTTTATACCTAAGCGATACTTTTGCATTAGAAACACTGCGTAATGGCACATGGTTTTATTTTTTAACTGTATTAATATCACAGCAAGTTTTTTTCAAAAAATATGCACTATTAAAACAATCTAAGGTCGCTATTTTACTGTTTGCCTGGGTTGCTATTGTACTAATAGCTGAATTATCACCAACAGTTTTAGATTTTATTAGTGATTTTTTAGGGCAGGATCTACGTCTGCTAGCCCATGTCAGTTTTGCCATTATTGGCTTGATGTTAGTGGAGCAACTATATCGTAGTGTTGATAAAGGACAGCGCTGGGCTATTAAATATTTATGCCTAAGCTTGGCGGCTATCTTCGCTTTTGATTTTATTATCTATAGTAAGTCATTATTATTTGGTCAAATTGACTTTATGTTATGGAATTCACGAGGCCTAATTTCAGCTTTATGTGCTCCACTACTCGCCATCTCTTTTAGTAGGTTGCAGGATAATCAGGAACAGGTAACGGTATCTAGAACCATCGTAGTACACACAACAGTCCTGTTTGGTGCTGGCTTGTATATGATTTTAATGTCACTGGCTGGGTATTATATTAAGAATTTTGGCGGTAGTTGGGGAGCAATTGTCCAAACTTTTTTTATTTTCCTAGCAGTGATATTACTATTGATATTATTTGCCTCTGGCACTATCCGCGCCTATATCAAAGTTTATTTTAATAAGCACTTTTTTCAACACCAATACGATTATAGAGAAGAGTGGATTAAATTAAGTCGTGAAATTGCCACATTACATTCACTAGAAGGCTTATCGCAGTTTATTATTAAAACACTTGCCGACTTTGTTGGCAGCTCAGGCGGAGGCTTATGGTCTACAAATGATCAAGGTGTCTTTTATTTAGCAGAAAATCGTTCATTAGGCTTTGATTCAGATGTCGTTTTTAATGCAGATGACGAATTTATTAACTTCTTAAATGAAACACAATGGGTCATTGATTTCTGTGAGTTTAAAAATAATCCTGAGATGTATGATAAGGTAGATTTATCACCATGGCTGACATATAAAAACGTTTGGTTAATCGTCCCCTTATTGCAACAAAATAAAATTGTTGCTTTTGTGGTATTAACTCAGCCATTAGTCATGCGACAATTAAATTATGAAGACCATGATCTGCTAAGAACCGTTGGCATGCAATTATCGAATGCCTTAGCATTAAGCAAGGTTACCGATGATTTATCGCGTGCACGGCAATTTGAAGCCTATAGCCGCTTTTCGGCTTTTCTAGTGCATGATATAAAAAACTTGGTTGCACAAGTCTCTATGATTGTTAAAAATGCAGAAACACACAAGCATAATCCTGAGTTTATTGATGATGCTATTGACACCTTAGAAAATGTAGTCAACAAGATGGAGCGTTTATTAGCGCAACTAAAAAAAGGTGAAGTAAAAACAATCACCATATCTGCCGTCAATTTGGTGAGTATCATTTCAGATGTAGTACTACAACAAGCGGGACAACTGCCTAAAGTAACCATTAATTGTGTTTTAAATGAATGTTTAGTTTATGCTGATAAGGAACGTTTAATCGCAATACTCGGGCATCTGGTGCAAAATGCCCAAGATGCTACCCAAGATAACGGCAATATTACAATATCATTAATTTGTTTAGCTGAATTTGCATTGATTGAAATTTCTGATACTGGCTGTGGTATGGAACATACATTTATCTCGGAACGTTTATTTAAACCTTTTGATACAACCAAAGGCAATGCAGGAATGGGAATTGGAGTTTATGAAGCACGTGAATATATTGTTAGTCAAGGTGGGAAAATTTCGGTGACAAGTAAACTAAATGAGGGAACTATATTTAGTATTAGGTATCCTTTAGTGAAAGGCTTGAGCAGGTAA
- a CDS encoding cytochrome c oxidase subunit I: MNDIVERRLALSHMYVAFIAFILACFMGEYQVLERSGLISALDSPTVYFASVSTHGVLMAYVLTTFFIMGFGYYTASTSLKVPVWNRPLAWSGFCLALFGTILAAIPLLLGLASVMYTFYPPAQAHYLFYLGATLLIVGSWVWCGIMIVMFLQWKKANPGEAVPLAMFATTMNALLWLWTSAGVALESLFLIVPWSLGWTDTIDPGLARTLFAWTLHPIVYFWLIPAYIAFYVFVPKQAGAFLFSDEAARAAFIVLVVFSLPIGFHHLYMDPQQAAGWKMLHGIGTFVVALPTFLTGFTVIASLEIAGRLRGGKGLFGWIGSLPWTNTMVLSVILSLLMLIFGGFGGLVNASYAMNAMIHNTAWVPGHFHLIFAGTTVIMYFSIAYYLWPILTKKPLYSNNLALVQLWTWFIGMSIMTTPWHVLGLLGQPRRISSVVYNNLLTLSWEPYELLMIFGGLVLLGSACLFVYLLFKTQFSSTTEVFTGEVEYAEPLHAVGTLPEYLNDIKIWNKVIGVLMLISFGIPILQFFFLDTYDSSAWGF; the protein is encoded by the coding sequence ATGAATGATATAGTAGAAAGAAGATTGGCATTGAGCCATATGTATGTGGCGTTTATTGCTTTTATACTGGCTTGCTTTATGGGTGAGTATCAAGTTCTCGAACGTAGCGGTTTGATCTCAGCACTAGATTCACCGACTGTTTATTTTGCTTCTGTCAGTACCCACGGGGTGCTAATGGCTTATGTATTAACGACCTTTTTTATTATGGGTTTTGGTTACTATACAGCTAGCACTTCATTAAAGGTGCCTGTGTGGAATAGACCTTTAGCTTGGAGCGGGTTTTGTCTTGCTCTATTCGGTACGATATTGGCGGCTATTCCATTATTATTGGGACTGGCCTCAGTGATGTACACTTTTTATCCACCAGCACAGGCGCATTATTTATTTTATTTAGGGGCTACCTTACTGATTGTCGGTTCTTGGGTTTGGTGCGGCATCATGATCGTGATGTTTCTGCAATGGAAAAAAGCCAATCCGGGTGAAGCAGTGCCCTTAGCTATGTTTGCAACTACTATGAATGCTTTATTATGGTTGTGGACTAGTGCTGGGGTTGCTTTAGAATCCTTGTTTCTGATCGTACCGTGGTCTTTAGGTTGGACAGATACTATTGACCCTGGACTAGCACGTACCTTATTTGCATGGACTTTACATCCGATCGTCTATTTCTGGTTGATTCCTGCTTATATCGCATTTTATGTTTTTGTGCCTAAACAAGCAGGTGCTTTTTTGTTTAGTGATGAAGCGGCTAGGGCGGCTTTTATTGTTTTAGTGGTCTTTAGTTTGCCCATTGGTTTTCACCATTTATATATGGATCCGCAACAAGCAGCAGGTTGGAAAATGCTACATGGTATCGGTACCTTTGTAGTTGCTTTACCGACTTTCTTAACGGGTTTTACCGTGATTGCATCGCTGGAAATAGCGGGGCGTTTGCGTGGTGGTAAAGGTTTATTTGGCTGGATTGGCAGTTTACCATGGACCAATACCATGGTGCTCTCCGTCATTTTGTCGTTGTTAATGCTAATTTTTGGTGGTTTTGGTGGCCTAGTCAATGCTAGTTACGCAATGAATGCCATGATCCATAATACTGCATGGGTGCCGGGACATTTTCATTTGATCTTTGCGGGTACTACCGTGATCATGTATTTTTCTATTGCTTATTACCTATGGCCAATTTTAACTAAAAAGCCTTTGTATTCAAATAACTTGGCATTAGTACAGCTTTGGACTTGGTTTATCGGTATGAGTATTATGACCACGCCTTGGCATGTCTTGGGGTTGCTGGGTCAACCACGTCGTATTTCTAGTGTTGTTTATAATAATTTGCTAACGCTTTCTTGGGAGCCGTATGAATTACTAATGATTTTTGGTGGCTTGGTATTGTTGGGTTCGGCCTGTCTTTTTGTTTATCTATTATTCAAAACACAATTTTCTAGCACGACTGAAGTCTTTACAGGTGAAGTTGAATATGCGGAGCCGCTACACGCTGTGGGCACATTGCCTGAATACCTGAATGATATAAAAATTTGGAATAAAGTCATCGGGGTATTGATGCTGATTAGTTTTGGTATTCCAATATTACAATTCTTCTTTTTAGACACTTACGACTCAAGCGCATGGGGATTTTAA